The segment GAACCTGCTTATAGCGTTCTACTTGGTCTTCTAAAGAATCTAAATGTGAATGCTGCTCTTGCACTTGGTCTACCATCGTCGAGAATCTGCCTTCCAATACAACAATAGCCTGTCACGCAAAATGCATGCCAGGCTATTGTATTTATATTTCAACAACTTATCTTAATGACAATAAATTGACTCGCTCGAAATATGGCTTTTTAGCGCTGCATATTGTACTTACGCATCTTCTCAACCAAGGTAGTTCGACGCATTCCAAGCATATCTGCAGCACGAGCAACAACACCGCCTTGGGCTTCTAAAGCTTGGTTGATCAGGCTCACTTCTAAATCAGCCAGAAGTTCCTTGAGGTTTACACCTTCTGGTGGTAGTGCTTGTGGCACATCAACATCATTGAAATTGTCAGAGGCATCTAAGCTGAAGTTTTCTGAGAAAATGCTGTCCAGAGCATCACGCTCTTGCTCTTCTACTGAACTGAATCGGCTAGGCTCAGGTTGAAACTCAGGGATATCACTGTAACGATACTTAGTAGGTAGATGGTTCACATCGACCAGACTGTTTGGATACAAGATAACCATACGCTCAACTAGGTTTGCAAGCTCACGAACATTACCCGGCCAATCATGCTCCATCAGAGAGTTAATCGCTCTTGGTGTGTAACAGATAGGCTGAGCACCTTCTGCTTCCATACGTGTCATCAGTTCACGCAGTAGTAGAGGAATATCTTCTTTACGCTCTTTTAGCGAAGGCATTTCGATTGGGAAGACATTGAGGCGATAGTACAGATCTTCGCGGAAGCGCTGGTCTTCTATCATGCTATCTAAATTACGGTGTGTTGCAGCGATAATTCGCACATTGGCTTTAATCGTGGTGTTGCCGCCAACCCTTTCAAAGCAACGCTCCTGCAATACACGCAGCAATTTTACCTGCATGGTCATCGGCATATCGCC is part of the Vibrio diazotrophicus genome and harbors:
- a CDS encoding sigma-54 dependent transcriptional regulator; translation: MQGLAKLLVIEDDPSIRLNLSIILEFVGEQCEVVESSLADQVNWSATWTGCILGSLKDHKLSESLASSLASANHIPLLMADKQPYSLEEFPQFVGELEFPLNYQQLSEALRHCKAFLGRQGINVVASDRKNTLFRSLVGQSNGIQEVRHLIEQVSGTEANVLILGESGTGKEVVARNIHYHSPRRGGPFVPINCGAIPADLLESELFGHEKGAFTGAITARKGRFELAEGGTLFLDEIGDMPMTMQVKLLRVLQERCFERVGGNTTIKANVRIIAATHRNLDSMIEDQRFREDLYYRLNVFPIEMPSLKERKEDIPLLLRELMTRMEAEGAQPICYTPRAINSLMEHDWPGNVRELANLVERMVILYPNSLVDVNHLPTKYRYSDIPEFQPEPSRFSSVEEQERDALDSIFSENFSLDASDNFNDVDVPQALPPEGVNLKELLADLEVSLINQALEAQGGVVARAADMLGMRRTTLVEKMRKYNMQR